A region of Anolis carolinensis isolate JA03-04 unplaced genomic scaffold, rAnoCar3.1.pri scaffold_7, whole genome shotgun sequence DNA encodes the following proteins:
- the znf618 gene encoding LOW QUALITY PROTEIN: zinc finger protein 618 (The sequence of the model RefSeq protein was modified relative to this genomic sequence to represent the inferred CDS: deleted 1 base in 1 codon): protein MKEPGGEGGEEKGGGEEVGPAPVPVPATPPEAPPLPQTEGSGSSVGTRSSTSRERLKRTQKSMKAEGSEATPSQPHSPEKEAVGTTMSPEVKVKTELPDDYVQEVVWQDDGSGAKEPKKGLKDGTGEVPAEICVVIGGVRNQQTLGSYECGICGKKYKYYNCFQTHVRAHRDTEATSGEGASQGNNFRYTCDICGKKYKYYSCFQEHRDLHAVDDPYDQAMIAKEEVKEEEPEPFQKIGPKTGNYTCEFCGKQYKYYTPYQEHVALHAPIKYSRSPLFVAVKTPGSQSGKKTPAASIIRCSTLLHRSPSGAPPASQPQMFRAPNSGSPGSKATTESAFSRRVENKMQNNFEETNSSSQNSSEPYTCGACGIQFQFYNNLLEHMQSHAADNENSITSNQPRSPPAVIEEKWKPQPQRNNTNNVSGGSSLANSSIPEKERQNIAERLLRVMCADLGTLSVVSGKEFVKLAQTLVDSGSRYGAFSVTEALGNFHSLALKHLPRMYNQVKVKVTCALGSNACLGIGVTCHSQSVGPDACYILTAYQAEGNSIRSYVLGVKGVDIRESGDLVHHWAQNVLSEFVMPEIRTVYVTDCKAGSPAFSKAGLCLRCSACALNAVVQSVLSKRTLQARSMHEVIELLNVCEDLAGSAGIAKETFGSLEETAPPPCWNSVTDSLLLVHERYEQICEFYSRAKRMSLIQNLNKHLLSNLAAILAPVKQAVVELSGESRPTLQLVLPTYVKLEKLFTSKANDAGIVSKLCHLFLEALKENFKVHSAHKVAMILDPQQKLRPVPPYQHEEIIGKVCELIGEVKESWAEEPEFEPSASKKPRTSGGGGGSGGSGGGEGSPPQEEDRSGKNEVYDYLQEPLFQAPPDLFQYWSCVTQKHTKLAKLAFWLLAVPAVGARSNCVNMCEQALLIKRRRLLSAEDMNKLMFLKSNML from the exons ATGAAGGAGCCCGGCGGGGAAGGCGGTGAGGAGAAAGGCGGGGGCGAAGAGGTGGGCCCGGCCCCGGTCCCGGTCCCCGCCACCCCCCCGGAGGCGCCCCCGTTGCCGCAG ACCGAAGGGAGCGGCAGCAGTGTTGGGACCAGGTCCTCCACCAGCCG GGAGCGCCTGAAGCGGACCCAGAAAAGCATGAAGGCGGAGGGCTCTGAGGCAACCCCTTCCCAGCCCCATTCACCTGAGAAGGAGGCGGTGGGAACAACCATGTCCCCAGAGGTGAAGGTGAAGACGGAGCTCCCCGACGACTACGTCCAGGAGGTGGTCTGGCAGGATGATGGCAGCGGTGCCAAAGAGCCCAAGAAGGGCCTGAAGGACGGGACTGGAGAGGTGCCGGCAGAGATCTGCGTAGTGATCGGAGGGGTGCGCAATCAGCAGACGCTCG GATCTTATGAGTGTGGCATCTGTGGAAAGAAATACAAGTATTACAATTGTTTTCAGACCCACGTTCGCGCACACAGAG ACACGGAAGCCACGTCGGGCGAAGGAGCCTCCCAAGGCA ACAACTTCCGTTACACCTGTGACATCTGCGGGAAGAAGTACAAGTACTACAGCTGTTTCCAGGAGCACCGAGACCTGCATGCCGTGGACG ATCCCTATGACCAGGCCATGATCGCCAAGGAGGAGGTCAAGGAAGAGGAACCCGAGCCCTTTCAGAAGATTGGTCCAA AGACGGGCAACTACACCTGCGAGTTCTGTGGCAAGCAGTACAAGTACTACACTCCATACCAGGAGCACGTGGCCCTCCATGCCCCCATCA AGTACTCCCGATCTCCACTCTTCGTGGCCGTGAAGACCCCCGGGAGCCAGTCGGGCAAAAAAACGCCAGCGGCCTCCATAATCCGGTGCTCCACTTTGCTCCACCGCTCTCCCTCCGGGGCCCCTCCGGCCTCCCAGCCCCAGATGTTCCGCGCGCCCAATTCTGGATCCCCCGGAAGCAAGGCCACCACAG AGAGTGCTTTCAGCCGGAGAGTGGAAAACAAGATGCAGAACAACTTTGAAGAAACCAACAGCAGCTCCCAAAACTCCAGCG AGCCATACACCTGCGGGGCCTGCGGCATCCAGTTCCAGTTCTACAACAACCTCCTGGAGCACATGCAGTCCCACGCAG cCGACAACGAGAACAGCATCACCTCAAACCAGCCCAGGTCTCCTCCAGCCGTGATCGAGGAGAAGTGGAAGCCGCAGCCCCAGCGCAACAACACCAACAATG TGTCTGGCGGGAGTTCCCTGGCCAACAGCTCCATCCCTGAGAAGGAGCGGCAGAACATTGCGGAGCGGCTGCTGCGGGTGATGTGCGCCGACCTGGGGACGCTGAGCGTGGTGAGCGGGAAGGAGTTTGTGAAGCTGGCCCAGACACTGGTGGACAGTGGCTCCCGCTATGGGGCCTTCTCGGTCACCGAGGCCCTGGGCAACTTCCACTCGCTGGCCCTTAAGCACTTGCCCCGGATGTACAACCAGGTGAAGGTGAAGGTGACTTGCGCTCTGGGCAGCAACGCCTGCCTGGGCATCGGGGTGACCTGCCACTCGCAGAGCGTGGGGCCTGACGCCTGCTACATCCTGACGGCCTACCAGGCGGAGGGAAACAGCATCCGGAGCTACGTCCTGGGCGTCAAGGGGGTGGACATCCGGGAGAGCGGGGACCTGGTCCACCACTGGGCGCAGAACGTCCTCTCGGAGTTTGTGATGCCCGAGATCCGAACGGTCTATGTCACGGACTGCAAGGCGGGCTCCCCGGCCTTCTCCAAGGCGGGCCTCTGCCTGCGCTGCTCAGCCTGCGCCCTCAACGCGGTGGTGCAGAGCGTGCTGAGCAAGCGGACGCTGCAGGCCCGCAGCATGCACGAGGTCATCGAGCTGCTCAACGTCTGCGAGGACCTGGCCGGCTCGGCCGGCATCGCCAAGGAGACCTTTGGCTCGCTGGAGGAGACGGCG CCCCCGCCCTGCTGGAACTCGGTCACGGACTCCCTGCTCCTGGTGCACGAGCGCTACGAGCAGATCTGCGAGTTCTACAGCCGGGCCAAGAGGATGAGCCTCATCCAGAACCTCAACAAGCACTTACtcagcaacctggctgccatCCTGGCCCCCGTCAAGCAGGCGGTCGTCGAGCTGAGCGGCGAGAGCCGGCCCACCCTGCAGCTGGTGCTGCCCACCTACGTCAAGCTGGAGAAGCTCTTCACCTCCAAGGCCAACGACGCCGGCATCGTCAGCAAGCTctgccacctcttcctggagGCCCTCAAGGAGAACTTCAAGGTCCACTCGGCTCACAAGGTGGCCATGATCCTGGACCCCCAGCAGAAGCTGCGCCCCGTCCCGCCCTACCAGCACGAGGAGATCATCGGCAAGGTTTGCGAGCTGATCGGGGAGGTCAAGGAGTCCTGGGCCGAGGAGCCCGAGTTCGAACCCTCTGCCTCCAAGAAGCCACGGACCTCTGGCGGAGGAGGCGGAAGCGGCGGCAGTGGCGGTGGTGAGGGCTCCCCGCCGCAGGAGGAGGACCGTTCTGGGAAGAACGAAGTCTACGACTACCTGCAGGAGCCTCTCTTCCAGGCGCCCCCGGACCTCTTCCAGTACTGGTCCTGCGTGACCCAGAAGCACACCAAACTGGCCAAGCTGGCCTTCTGGCTCCTGGCCGTGCCGGCTGTGGGCGCCCGCAGCAACTGTGTAAATATGTGTGAACAGGCCCTCCTGATCAAGCGGCGGCGACTCCTCAGCGCCGAGGATATGAACAAGCTCATGTTCTTGAAGTCCAATATGCTTTAA